From Cannabis sativa cultivar Pink pepper isolate KNU-18-1 chromosome 8, ASM2916894v1, whole genome shotgun sequence, a single genomic window includes:
- the LOC115700932 gene encoding WD repeat-containing protein LWD1, giving the protein MGASSDPTQDGSDEQQKRSEIYTYEAPWHIYAMNWSVRRDKKYRLAIASLLEQHPNKVEIVQLDDSNGEIRSDPSLSFEHPYPPTKTIFIPDKECQKPDLLATSSDFLRVWRISDQDSGVELKSLLNGNKNSEFCGPLTSFDWNEAEPKRIGTSSIDTTCTIWDIEREAVDTQLIAHDKEVYDIAWGGVGVFASVSADGSVRVFDLRDKEHSTIIYESSEPDTPLVRLGWNKQDPRYMATIIMDSAKVVVLDIRFPTLPVVELQRHQASVNAIAWAPHSSCHICTAGDDSQALIWDLSSMGQPVEGGLDPILAYTAGAEIEQLQWSSSQPDWVAIAFSSKLQILRV; this is encoded by the coding sequence ATGGGTGCAAGCAGCGATCCGACTCAAGATGGGTCCGACGAGCAGCAAAAACGTTCAGAGATCTACACATACGAAGCTCCATGGCACATCTACGCCATGAACTGGAGTGTCCGCCGCGACAAAAAGTACCGACTCGCAATCGCAAGCCTTCTGGAACAACACCCAAACAAAGTCGAAATCGTTCAGCTTGACGACTCCAATGGCGAGATCCGCTCCGATCCATCTCTCTCCTTCGAACACCCATACCCTCCAACAAAAACAATCTTCATTCCAGACAAGGAGTGCCAAAAACCCGACCTCCTAGCCACATCAAGCGATTTCCTCCGAGTATGGCGAATCTCCGATCAAGATTCCGGTGTCGAGCTCAAATCTCTTCTCAACGGAAACAAGAACAGCGAATTCTGCGGTCCGCTTACTTCCTTCGATTGGAACGAAGCCGAACCCAAACGAATCGGAACTTCAAGCATAGATACGACTTGTACGATTTGGGATATCGAACGTGAAGCTGTGGATACTCAGTTAATCGCTCACGATAAAGAGGTTTACGATATAGCTTGGGGTGGAGTTGGTGTTTTCGCCTCAGTCTCCGCCGATGGATCGGTAAGAGTTTTTGATCTTCGCGATAAAGAACATTCCACGATTATATACGAGAGTTCTGAGCCAGATACTCCTCTGGTTCGACTCGGTTGGAATAAGCAAGACCCTAGGTATATGGCTACTATAATAATGGATAGTGCTAAGGTTGTTGTTCTTGATATTCGTTTCCCTACTCTTCCCGTGGTTGAGTTACAGAGACACCAAGCTAGTGTGAACGCCATTGCTTGGGCTCCACATAGCTCTTGTCATATATGTACAGCAGGGGATGATTCTCAGGCTTTGATTTGGGATCTTTCTTCAATGGGTCAGCCTGTTGAAGGTGGATTGGATCCAATCCTTGCTTATACTGCTGGTGCTGAGATTGAACAGTTACAGTGGTCTTCTTCACAGCCTGATTGGGTTGCCATTGCTTTCTCTAGTAAGCTTCAAATATTGAGGGTATGA
- the LOC115700930 gene encoding eukaryotic peptide chain release factor subunit 1-3-like: MADGQESDKNIEIWKIKKLIKALESARGNGTSMISLIMPPRDQISRVTKMLGDEFGTASNIKSRVNRQSVLGAITSAQQRLKLYNKVPPNGLVLYTGTIVTDDGKEKKVTIDFEPFKPINASLYLCDNKFHTEALNELLESDDKFGFIVMDGNGTLFGTLSGNTREVLHKFTVDLPKKHGRGGQSALRFARLRMEKRHNYVRKTAELATQFYINPATSQPNVSGLILAGSADFKTELSQSDMFDPRLQAKILNVVDVSYGGENGFNQAIELSAEILSNVKFIQEKRLIGKYFEEISQDTGKYVFGVDDTLKALEMGAVETLIVWENLDINRYVLKHGTTGEIIVKHLNKDQDNVQSHFRDPATSAELEVQEKMPLLEWFANEYKRFGCTLEFVTNKSQEGSQFCRGFGGIGGILRYQLDMRSFDDLSDDGEVYEDSD, translated from the coding sequence ATGGCAGATGGTCAAGAATCAGATAAGAACATTGAGATATGGAAGATTAAGAAACTGATCAAGGCGTTAGAATCTGCAAGAGGCAATGGTACCAGCATGATTTCTCTTATAATGCCTCCGCGGGATCAAATTTCTCGGGTTACTAAGATGCTTGGCGATGAATTCGGAACTGCTTCGAACATCAAGAGTAGGGTCAATCGCCAGTCTGTGTTGGGTGCCATTACATCTGCACAGCAAAGGCTGAAGCTTTATAACAAGGTTCCTCCTAATGGTCTTGTGCTTTACACTGGAACGATTGTCACCGATGATGGGAAAGAAAAGAAGGTGACAATTGACTTTGAACCTTTCAAGCCTATAAATGCTTCCCTGTACCTTTGTGACAACAAGTTTCATACCGAAGCTCTTAATGAACTTTTGGAATCTGATGATAAGTTTGGATTTATTGTGATGGATGGAAACGGTACCTTATTTGGGACATTAAGTGGAAACACAAGAGAGGTGCTACATAAGTTCACTGTTGATTTGCCAAAGAAGCACGGTAGAGGAGGTCAGTCAGCACTTCGGTTTGCTCGTCTTAGGATGGAAAAGCGACATAACTATGTTAGAAAGACTGCTGAGCTTGCCACACAGTTCTACATCAATCCTGCTACTAGTCAGCCTAATGTTTCTGGTCTAATTCTTGCTGGTTCAGCAGATTTCAAGACTGAACTGAGCCAATCTGATATGTTCGATCCTCGTTTGCAGGCAAAGATATTGAATGTGGTTGATGTTTCTTATGGGGGTGAGAATGGTTTCAATCAAGCTATTGAGTTATCTGCTGAAATTTTATCCAATGTAAAGTTTATTCAGGAGAAACGCTTGATTGGAAAGTATTTCGAGGAGATCAGTCAGGACACTGGTAAGTATGTCTTTGGTGTAGATGACACACTGAAGGCACTCGAAATGGGTGCTGTAGAAACCCTTATTGTGTGGGAAAATCTGGATATTAACCGGTATGTTCTGAAACACGGTACTACCGGTGAGATTATTGTGAAGCATCTGAACAAGGACCAAGATAATGTCCAGAGTCATTTCCGTGACCCAGCTACTTCAGCAGAGCTTGAAGTTCAGGAGAAGATGCCATTACTTGAGTGGTTTGCCAACGAGTACAAGAGGTTCGGTTGTACACTCGAATTTGTAACTAACAAATCCCAGGAAGGATCACAATTTTGCAGAGGATTTGGTGGGATTGGAGGTATCCTTCGATACCAGCTTGACATGAGATCTTTCGATGATCTATCGGACGATGGAGAAGTATATGAAGATTCTGATTAA